The genomic segment GTTGTATTACACGGGTCCATCCGCGGTCTGTGAAATAGCCGACGTATGTTGCCAAATGGATGGAATAGAAAGCCTTCAGTTACGTTTCGGTGCAGGGTGTGGAGTAGAAAAGAAGTCGTGGGCTTCGCAAAACGTTTCAGAGATAACAGTCATCAGGCGCAACGCGCTACTGAGGAGAGTGAGTCTAGCCAAGAGAAGATCTCCGCTTTTCACACTCACTCAATTCCACTCGATATGGAAGATATCGTCAGGGATTTAGATAAACCAGTCACAGAGGCCGGTATTGCAGCGAAAGCTAGCCTTATTGTACGTGTGGGTGCACTGGATTTATCGTCTGGAACGGGCAGTTTTAGAGTTCGTGAGATGATGCATCGCATAGCGTATCCTCTTGGAGTTCATGTGCGCGCAGATGTCAATCTCACTGATATCGAGGCCACTTGCACAGACGGCAAAGATCGCATCACCGAAGTGGTTGACCTTCCCACCACCGGTGTCAATACCGAACGCATTTGGCTCTTAGAGCATTTTGCTGATTGGTTTAGCGTCAGTTGCGGCCTCAGCAGTGTGTATCATCATGAGGCAGCGATTTCGAAAGCTTTAGTAAATAAGCTCGGCACACCTGCAGCAGCATTATCAGCGTTACGGGCACTTGGCAGAGTGAAGCAGGTTATCTCCCAAAAGAAGGACGAGGATGGTAAGTTCCAAGGTCTGACTGTGCGAAAGGCTCACGCAAGGTTAGACGTGATCGAGAAACGTAAGCCCCTATATCCAGCATGGTTTGCAGCAATCGGATCTGCAGTGGCATGCGCCGCCTTCGTGTTCCTATTGGGTGGGGGACCTTTCGACATGGCAGGAGCATTCGTTGGTGCTGGAATTGGGCACTTTGTGCGAAGACTCATGTTTGCCAAACATCTCAATCAGTTCTTTGTCACCTTTGTATCAGTGGCAGTTGCAGCTTTGGCATGTGTAGGTATGTTGCGATTTATCGGGATATTCAATCCGATTGCTTTGGCTCATGACACCGCGTATATCGGGGCTATGTTGTTTGTTATTCCAGGCTTTCCACTAGTGACCGGTGGCTTAGATATTGCCAAAATCGATTTCCCCTCTGGATTGCAGCGTTTGACATATGCTCTGTCAATTATCTTGATGGCGACTTTTGCAGGCTGGGCTGTTGCACGTGCGGTTTCACTTAATCCACAAGGATTTGAACCTTTGGGGCTTGATCCTTTGGTTAATGGTTTATTGAGATTTGCTGCTGCATTTGCCGGAGTATGGGGATTCTCTGTGCTCTTCAACTCACCTCAACGCATGGCATTCGTTGCAGCAATGATTGGTGCGATTACCGATACCATGCGCCTCGAAATTCAAGA from the Bifidobacterium sp. genome contains:
- a CDS encoding threonine/serine ThrE exporter family protein — encoded protein: MSAFHTHSIPLDMEDIVRDLDKPVTEAGIAAKASLIVRVGALDLSSGTGSFRVREMMHRIAYPLGVHVRADVNLTDIEATCTDGKDRITEVVDLPTTGVNTERIWLLEHFADWFSVSCGLSSVYHHEAAISKALVNKLGTPAAALSALRALGRVKQVISQKKDEDGKFQGLTVRKAHARLDVIEKRKPLYPAWFAAIGSAVACAAFVFLLGGGPFDMAGAFVGAGIGHFVRRLMFAKHLNQFFVTFVSVAVAALACVGMLRFIGIFNPIALAHDTAYIGAMLFVIPGFPLVTGGLDIAKIDFPSGLQRLTYALSIILMATFAGWAVARAVSLNPQGFEPLGLDPLVNGLLRFAAAFAGVWGFSVLFNSPQRMAFVAAMIGAITDTMRLEIQDLLNVPPEAAAFFGAFAAGLLATAWRSSVRKGWLPSYLGYPRICLTVPSIVIMVPGLYMYRAMFYLGQFSTLNALDWAFRAFMVIICLPVGLAMARVVTDKSWRYDV